One Nitrospira sp. DNA segment encodes these proteins:
- a CDS encoding HAD hydrolase-like protein: MNQHLPDWTQIDDVLLDMDGTLLDRHFDNFFFEEELPRRYAALHALPFEEARDRLMAMYRSVEGELAWTDLDYWTKRVGIDVVAMHKELDYMIGFLPGAEEFLRRLRQLGKPVTIVTNAHFTGVSVKVAKTGLDRYVNRILDAFEVGYLKMRSEYWPNCQRLLGFNPSRSLFMDDDAGCLMAAKEFGVAHLVHSAKSSSQLPATPLPQFLSISGFAPLLNGRPTV, from the coding sequence ATGAATCAGCACCTCCCCGACTGGACGCAGATCGACGATGTGCTGCTCGACATGGACGGGACGTTGCTCGATCGCCATTTCGACAACTTCTTTTTCGAAGAAGAACTGCCGCGTCGGTATGCGGCGCTGCATGCACTCCCGTTTGAGGAAGCTCGCGATCGCCTGATGGCGATGTATCGATCGGTCGAAGGCGAATTAGCTTGGACGGACCTGGACTACTGGACGAAGCGGGTCGGCATCGATGTGGTGGCGATGCACAAAGAACTTGATTACATGATCGGTTTTCTCCCCGGCGCCGAGGAATTCTTGCGCCGGCTTCGGCAACTCGGGAAGCCGGTGACCATCGTGACGAACGCCCATTTCACGGGGGTGTCGGTCAAAGTCGCCAAGACCGGTCTGGATCGCTACGTCAACCGGATCCTGGATGCCTTTGAGGTCGGCTATCTCAAGATGAGATCGGAGTATTGGCCGAACTGCCAACGTTTGTTGGGTTTCAATCCGTCGCGATCCCTGTTCATGGATGACGATGCAGGATGTCTGATGGCCGCGAAAGAGTTCGGAGTCGCCCATCTAGTTCATAGCGCCAAGTCGAGTTCGCAGTTGCCGGCGACTCCCCTTCCGCAGTTTCTCTCCATCAGTGGATTTGCGCCCTTGCTCAACGGCAGGCCGACTGTCTAA
- the der gene encoding ribosome biogenesis GTPase Der: protein MPCPKSAPNQEPTLPLTLMESGSPPLVAIIGRPNVGKSTLFNKILGAKIAIVDDVPGVTRDRNYADATYRNRKFRLVDTGGLDPSTSDSMLSLIRRQSELAIVEADILILLLDGRSGLTPPDHEVVRLLRGVTKPLFYAINKIDTPKSEPLLADFYRLGTDQLYPVSAEHGLGVAELLDAIYPLLPSADESNDLQQLPRVAVVGRPNVGKSTLVNALLGEERVVVSDVPGTTRDPIDSLVIHQNERYVFTDTAGIRRRGKVDRGVEGYSVLRSLRAIGRSDIAVLLLDGLEGVTEQDTKIAGAMLKQGRACILLINKWDLRAGDAKARQEYERELRRRFPFLTWAPILYGSALKPESVRRLFPLLKDVHTMFTKRVPTGALNTWLQKILVSHPLPVRKHKPSAVTKSAYITQVATKPPVFALFVGHPEDLTPSYLRYLENQLRETYAFTGTPLRLMVRKK from the coding sequence ATGCCGTGCCCAAAATCTGCTCCCAACCAAGAACCAACGCTGCCGTTGACTTTAATGGAAAGCGGATCACCGCCTCTTGTGGCTATCATCGGCCGGCCGAACGTGGGGAAGTCGACGCTGTTCAACAAGATCTTGGGCGCAAAGATCGCCATTGTGGACGACGTCCCCGGTGTGACCCGTGACCGCAACTATGCCGATGCGACCTACCGCAATCGAAAGTTCCGGCTGGTCGACACGGGGGGGCTGGATCCTTCTACTTCCGACAGCATGTTGTCCTTGATTCGGCGACAGTCGGAACTGGCGATTGTTGAAGCGGATATCCTGATCTTGCTCTTGGACGGTCGCTCAGGATTGACCCCGCCGGATCACGAAGTTGTGCGGCTGCTACGCGGGGTGACGAAACCCCTGTTCTATGCAATCAACAAGATCGACACACCGAAGTCCGAGCCCTTACTGGCGGACTTCTACCGCTTGGGCACCGACCAGCTCTACCCTGTGTCCGCCGAGCATGGCCTCGGTGTCGCTGAGCTGTTGGACGCCATTTACCCGCTCCTTCCGTCGGCCGACGAGTCCAACGATCTGCAACAACTCCCCCGCGTTGCCGTGGTGGGACGTCCAAACGTCGGCAAATCCACCCTCGTGAACGCGCTCCTTGGAGAGGAACGGGTCGTCGTCAGCGATGTTCCGGGAACGACACGCGACCCGATCGATTCACTGGTCATACATCAGAACGAACGCTATGTCTTCACCGACACAGCGGGCATCAGGCGGCGTGGCAAGGTTGATCGAGGGGTGGAAGGCTATAGCGTCCTACGATCACTCCGTGCCATCGGTCGGTCCGACATCGCTGTCCTCCTACTCGATGGTCTGGAAGGGGTCACGGAACAAGACACCAAGATCGCAGGTGCCATGCTGAAGCAGGGGCGTGCCTGCATTCTGTTGATCAACAAGTGGGACTTGCGAGCCGGAGATGCTAAGGCGCGACAAGAGTATGAACGAGAACTCCGTCGCCGGTTTCCTTTTCTGACATGGGCTCCGATCCTGTATGGATCAGCCCTGAAACCAGAATCTGTCCGTCGCCTGTTTCCTCTTCTTAAAGACGTGCATACCATGTTTACCAAGCGTGTTCCCACCGGCGCGCTGAATACCTGGCTGCAGAAGATTTTGGTCAGCCATCCCTTGCCGGTCCGCAAACACAAGCCGTCGGCCGTCACGAAGTCCGCCTATATCACTCAGGTGGCCACCAAACCGCCGGTCTTTGCATTATTTGTCGGCCACCCGGAAGACCTGACACCTTCATATCTCCGCTACTTGGAGAACCAACTGCGTGAGACGTATGCATTCACCGGCACACCACTCCGCCTCATGGTCAGAAAGAAGTAA
- a CDS encoding DUF433 domain-containing protein — MSLLPRITINPAQCGGRPCIRGMRIRVKDILDLLAAGVSPETILHDYPYLEKEDIQAALEFAAAQSDHVILRAG; from the coding sequence ATGAGCTTGCTTCCGCGTATCACGATCAATCCAGCCCAGTGCGGTGGGCGCCCCTGTATTCGCGGCATGCGGATCCGAGTGAAGGATATACTCGACCTCCTTGCTGCGGGCGTCTCACCGGAAACCATCCTGCATGACTATCCCTATCTTGAGAAAGAAGATATTCAGGCAGCCCTTGAGTTTGCAGCCGCCCAGTCCGACCACGTCATCCTCCGCGCCGGATGA
- a CDS encoding class I SAM-dependent methyltransferase has product MAREEFHRLRTEILVPVQGDVLELGIGTGLNLPHYSKAVTILHAVDPALLLPKTVAARRARLAFPLHIQRGTAEELPYGDRLFDYVVSTWTLCTIPDPVLALQEVGRVLKPGGHFLFLEHGRSDDQKIAVWQDRLNPIQNLIACGCNLNRQIDRLITQAGLNITRLDRFAMETVPRLGGEMYRGAATKKG; this is encoded by the coding sequence ATGGCGAGGGAAGAGTTCCATCGCCTTCGAACGGAGATCCTCGTCCCGGTACAGGGTGATGTGTTGGAACTCGGGATTGGAACCGGACTGAACCTTCCGCACTATTCAAAAGCAGTCACCATATTACATGCCGTCGACCCAGCTCTTCTTCTACCGAAGACGGTCGCAGCGCGCCGCGCCCGCTTGGCCTTCCCCCTCCATATCCAACGAGGCACTGCCGAAGAGCTGCCCTATGGTGATCGGCTCTTCGATTATGTGGTGAGCACCTGGACACTCTGCACGATTCCCGACCCGGTGCTTGCTCTGCAAGAAGTAGGGCGCGTACTAAAACCAGGAGGACATTTCCTCTTTTTAGAGCATGGTCGAAGCGATGATCAGAAGATCGCAGTCTGGCAAGATCGGCTCAATCCTATTCAGAACCTGATCGCTTGCGGATGCAATCTCAACCGGCAGATCGATCGGTTAATCACTCAAGCCGGCCTGAACATCACACGACTAGATCGCTTCGCCATGGAGACGGTACCTAGGCTCGGTGGGGAAATGTACCGAGGCGCGGCAACAAAAAAAGGTTAG